Proteins encoded in a region of the Geobacillus genomosp. 3 genome:
- the purE gene encoding 5-(carboxyamino)imidazole ribonucleotide mutase: protein MGPLVGVIMGSHSDWETMKHACAILEELGVSFEKKVVSAHRTPDEMFRYAETAEERGIKVIIAGAGGAAHLPGMIAAKTTLPVIGVPVQSKALNGLDSLLSIVQMPGGVPVATVAIGKAGATNAGLLAVSIVGLFEPRYMEALKARREAIRKQVVESSDQLD from the coding sequence ATGGGCCCTCTAGTTGGAGTGATCATGGGAAGCCATTCGGACTGGGAAACGATGAAACACGCCTGTGCTATTCTTGAAGAATTAGGCGTCTCATTTGAGAAAAAAGTCGTATCGGCGCATCGGACGCCGGATGAAATGTTTCGCTATGCGGAAACGGCAGAAGAGCGGGGGATAAAAGTGATCATTGCCGGAGCCGGTGGGGCGGCTCATTTGCCGGGAATGATTGCGGCAAAAACGACGTTGCCGGTCATCGGCGTGCCAGTGCAGTCGAAAGCGTTGAACGGGTTGGATTCGTTATTGTCGATCGTGCAAATGCCGGGCGGGGTGCCGGTGGCGACGGTGGCGATCGGCAAGGCGGGGGCGACGAACGCAGGGCTGCTTGCAGTGTCGATCGTTGGACTGTTTGAGCCGCGCTATATGGAGGCGCTCAAAGCGCGGCGGGAGGCGATTCGAAAACAAGTAGTAGAAAGCAGTGATCAGCTTGACTAA
- a CDS encoding Hsp20/alpha crystallin family protein, with the protein MANENPFTPFSDWTKHWQQFFQNDFWGSIQPLLSSSNKPSSGMNIYKKNHELLIVISLPGLEKIEDAEVYVLHKTLEVKATINLNFKGFDLVEEGIFQGRFEKTVPLPFPVKEDRIEATYHNGLLFIHLHRLIPEEPKKKIVIKKGE; encoded by the coding sequence ATGGCTAATGAAAACCCGTTCACACCGTTTTCCGATTGGACAAAGCATTGGCAGCAATTTTTCCAAAACGATTTTTGGGGAAGCATTCAGCCGCTGCTGTCGTCATCAAACAAACCATCATCAGGCATGAACATTTACAAAAAAAACCACGAATTACTCATTGTCATCAGCCTTCCCGGACTGGAAAAAATCGAGGATGCGGAAGTGTATGTATTACACAAGACGCTGGAAGTGAAGGCGACGATCAATCTCAACTTTAAAGGGTTTGATTTAGTGGAGGAAGGCATTTTCCAAGGCCGGTTTGAAAAAACCGTCCCATTGCCGTTCCCGGTAAAAGAAGACCGCATCGAGGCGACATACCATAACGGCCTGCTCTTCATCCACTTACACCGACTCATTCCCGAAGAGCCAAAAAAGAAAATAGTCATCAAAAAAGGCGAGTAA
- the purK gene encoding 5-(carboxyamino)imidazole ribonucleotide synthase, translating to MTKRRIVPGQTIGIIGGGQLGRMMALAAREMGFRIAVLDPTPDSPCGQVADVEITAAYDDLNAIAKLAQVSDVITYEFENIDARALAWLEANAYVPQGSRLLAVTQDRALEKAAIVEAGLPVAPYREVDGWDELEQAVAMIGFPCVLKTRRGGYDGKGQYVLRSREDVEKAAALLRIGPCLLEGWVPFVKEISVIVARNVDGETAVFPVAENIHVENILHQTIVPARIPKDIQQRAVCYAETLAASFSLVGTLAVEMFLTANGDIYINELAPRPHNSGHYTINACATSQFAQHIRAVCNWPLGSTELLKPAVMVNLLGEHVEPAIGQIESLGGAAYLHLYGKHEAKPKRKMGHVTVLADDVEEALARIESWQIWQDRRLERR from the coding sequence TTGACTAAGCGAAGGATTGTTCCGGGACAGACGATCGGTATTATCGGCGGGGGACAGCTTGGGCGGATGATGGCTTTGGCGGCGCGTGAGATGGGGTTTCGCATCGCTGTGCTTGATCCGACGCCTGATTCCCCGTGCGGGCAAGTGGCGGATGTCGAAATTACGGCAGCGTACGATGATCTGAATGCTATTGCGAAACTGGCGCAGGTGAGCGATGTGATTACGTACGAATTTGAAAACATTGATGCGCGGGCGCTTGCGTGGTTGGAGGCCAACGCCTATGTCCCGCAAGGAAGCCGGCTGTTGGCGGTGACGCAAGACCGGGCGCTCGAGAAGGCGGCGATTGTCGAAGCTGGGTTGCCGGTGGCGCCGTATAGGGAAGTGGACGGATGGGATGAGTTGGAGCAAGCCGTTGCCATGATCGGCTTTCCGTGCGTATTGAAAACGCGGCGCGGCGGCTACGATGGAAAAGGGCAATATGTGCTGCGCAGCCGAGAGGATGTGGAAAAGGCGGCCGCATTGCTTCGAATTGGCCCATGTCTTTTGGAAGGCTGGGTGCCGTTTGTAAAAGAAATATCGGTGATTGTGGCGAGAAATGTAGACGGGGAGACGGCTGTTTTTCCGGTGGCGGAAAATATTCATGTCGAAAACATTTTGCATCAAACGATCGTTCCAGCTCGCATTCCGAAAGATATCCAACAGCGGGCGGTCTGTTATGCCGAGACGTTGGCAGCGTCGTTTTCGCTTGTCGGGACGCTGGCGGTCGAAATGTTTTTGACAGCGAACGGGGATATTTATATTAATGAGTTGGCCCCTAGACCGCACAACTCGGGTCATTATACAATCAATGCATGTGCGACGTCGCAGTTCGCCCAGCACATCCGTGCGGTCTGCAACTGGCCGCTCGGCTCGACGGAGTTGTTGAAGCCGGCCGTGATGGTGAATCTTTTAGGGGAGCACGTCGAGCCGGCCATCGGACAGATCGAGTCGCTTGGCGGCGCGGCCTACCTTCATTTATACGGCAAGCATGAGGCGAAGCCAAAGCGGAAAATGGGCCATGTGACCGTACTGGCAGACGATGTGGAGGAAGCGCTGGCGCGAATCGAGTCGTGGCAAATTTGGCAAGATCGGAGGCTGGAACGAAGATGA
- the purS gene encoding phosphoribosylformylglycinamidine synthase subunit PurS: MYKVKVYVTLRESVLDPQGTAVKGALHSLSYTEVKDVRIGKFMELMIEKSDRDLDEMVREMCEKLLSNPVIEDYRYEIEEAVAR, encoded by the coding sequence ATGTATAAAGTAAAAGTGTATGTGACGTTGCGTGAAAGTGTGTTGGATCCGCAAGGGACCGCGGTGAAAGGGGCGCTTCACAGCTTGTCGTATACGGAAGTGAAAGACGTGCGGATCGGCAAATTTATGGAACTGATGATCGAAAAAAGCGACCGCGACCTTGATGAGATGGTCCGTGAAATGTGTGAGAAATTGCTGTCCAACCCGGTCATTGAAGATTACCGCTACGAAATTGAGGAGGCCGTCGCCCGATGA
- the purB gene encoding adenylosuccinate lyase — protein MIERYTRPEMGAIWTEENRFKAWLEVELLACEAWAELGVIPKEDVRRLRENASFDIRRIKEIEEETRHDVVAFTRAVSETLGEERKWVHYGLTSTDVVDTALGYLLKQANAILRRDLENFIQILKEKAREHKYTVMMGRTHGVHAEPTTFGLKLALWYAEMERNLARFNQAAEMVEVGKISGAVGTYANIDPFVEQYVCEKLGLTPAPISTQTLQRDRHAYYMATLALIATSIEKFAVEIRGLQKSEVREVEEFFAKGQKGSSAMPHKRNPIGSENMTGMARVIRGYMVTAYENVPLWHERDISHSSAERIILPDATIALNYMLNRFANIVKHLLVYPENMKKNMERTFGLIYSQRVLLALIDKGMTREEAYDLVQPKAMEAWERQVPFRPLLEADERITNRLTSEELDNCFDYRHHLKHVDTIFARLGLD, from the coding sequence ATGATTGAACGCTACACGAGACCGGAAATGGGAGCGATTTGGACGGAGGAAAACCGCTTTAAGGCGTGGCTTGAGGTGGAGCTGCTTGCCTGCGAAGCGTGGGCCGAACTTGGCGTCATTCCGAAAGAGGACGTCCGTCGCCTACGGGAAAACGCGTCATTTGACATCCGCCGCATTAAGGAAATCGAGGAAGAAACACGTCATGACGTCGTGGCGTTTACGCGTGCAGTTTCGGAGACGCTCGGCGAGGAACGGAAATGGGTGCACTACGGGCTGACGTCAACCGATGTTGTTGACACAGCGCTCGGCTATTTGTTAAAACAGGCGAACGCGATTTTGCGGCGCGATTTGGAAAACTTCATTCAAATATTGAAAGAGAAAGCGCGCGAACATAAATATACGGTCATGATGGGGCGCACGCACGGCGTCCATGCCGAACCGACGACGTTCGGGCTCAAGCTGGCGCTTTGGTACGCGGAAATGGAGCGGAATTTGGCGCGGTTTAACCAAGCGGCGGAGATGGTTGAAGTCGGGAAAATTTCCGGTGCGGTTGGCACATATGCGAACATCGATCCGTTTGTCGAACAGTATGTGTGCGAGAAGCTCGGGCTGACGCCGGCGCCGATCTCAACACAAACGCTTCAGCGCGACCGCCACGCCTACTATATGGCAACATTGGCGCTCATTGCGACGTCGATTGAGAAGTTCGCCGTGGAAATTCGCGGTCTGCAAAAAAGTGAGGTTCGTGAGGTCGAAGAGTTTTTCGCGAAAGGGCAAAAAGGCTCATCGGCGATGCCGCATAAACGCAACCCGATCGGCTCGGAAAATATGACCGGGATGGCGCGTGTCATCCGCGGCTATATGGTGACGGCGTACGAAAATGTGCCGCTTTGGCATGAGCGCGACATTTCCCATTCCTCGGCGGAACGCATCATTTTGCCAGATGCGACGATCGCCTTGAACTATATGTTGAACCGGTTTGCCAACATCGTGAAACACTTGCTTGTCTATCCGGAGAACATGAAGAAAAATATGGAGCGCACGTTCGGCCTTATTTATTCGCAACGCGTGTTGCTGGCGCTCATTGACAAAGGGATGACGCGCGAGGAGGCGTACGATTTGGTGCAGCCGAAAGCGATGGAAGCATGGGAGCGACAAGTGCCGTTCCGCCCGTTGCTTGAGGCGGACGAACGGATTACAAACCGGCTCACTAGCGAAGAGCTTGATAACTGTTTTGACTATCGTCATCATTTGAAGCATGTCGATACGATTTTTGCCCGCTTAGGATTGGATTGA
- the purC gene encoding phosphoribosylaminoimidazolesuccinocarboxamide synthase, producing MPTKQQLLYEGKAKKIYATDESGVLWVEYKDSATAFNGEKKATIAGKGRLNNEISSLLFLKLREAGIANHFIEKLSPTEQLVQQVTIIPLEVVVRNVVAGSLAKRIGLAEGTPLETPLVEFYYKNDDLGDPLLLEDHIAILKLANREEIDQLKRKALKVNEVLGGHFAERNVRLIDFKLEFGRTADGEIVLADEVSPDTCRLWDADTNEKFDKDVFRRDLGSLTEAYEVILQRLGGESACIK from the coding sequence ATGCCGACAAAACAACAGTTGCTGTATGAAGGAAAAGCGAAAAAAATTTATGCGACCGATGAGTCCGGCGTGCTTTGGGTCGAGTACAAAGACAGCGCGACCGCGTTTAATGGCGAAAAAAAGGCGACGATCGCCGGCAAAGGGCGGCTCAATAACGAGATTTCCAGCTTATTGTTTTTGAAATTGCGCGAAGCGGGAATCGCCAATCATTTTATTGAAAAGCTATCACCGACTGAGCAGCTCGTCCAACAGGTGACGATCATCCCGCTTGAGGTGGTCGTACGCAATGTTGTCGCGGGCAGCTTAGCGAAGCGCATCGGCTTGGCGGAAGGAACGCCGCTTGAAACGCCGCTTGTCGAGTTTTACTACAAAAACGATGATCTTGGCGATCCGCTGCTGCTTGAAGACCATATTGCAATTTTGAAACTCGCTAACCGCGAGGAGATCGATCAGTTGAAACGAAAAGCGCTCAAGGTGAACGAAGTGTTAGGCGGCCATTTTGCGGAACGAAATGTAAGATTAATTGATTTTAAGCTTGAATTTGGCCGCACAGCAGACGGGGAGATCGTTTTAGCCGACGAGGTTTCCCCTGATACGTGCCGGCTGTGGGACGCTGACACGAATGAGAAGTTCGATAAAGATGTGTTCCGCCGTGACCTTGGCAGCTTGACAGAGGCGTATGAAGTCATTTTACAACGGTTAGGGGGAGAATCGGCATGTATAAAGTAA
- the purQ gene encoding phosphoribosylformylglycinamidine synthase subunit PurQ — translation MKFAVIVFPGSNCDVDMYHAIADELGEEVEYVWHDEDNLDRFDAILLPGGFSYGDYLRSGAIARFSKVMTAVKQAADAGKPVLGVCNGFQILLEAGLLPGAMRRNQELKFICRPVQLVVENNGTMFTSAYDKGEVITIPIAHGEGNYYCDEQTLKRLVENKQIVFRYHGENPNGSLMDIAGIVNERGNVLGMMPHPERAVDALLGSADGLKLFRSIVNYWRETHVVTA, via the coding sequence ATGAAGTTTGCCGTCATTGTGTTTCCGGGATCGAATTGCGACGTCGATATGTACCATGCGATCGCCGATGAGCTTGGCGAGGAAGTCGAATATGTCTGGCATGATGAGGACAACTTAGACCGGTTTGACGCCATTTTGCTTCCGGGCGGCTTTTCGTACGGCGATTACTTGCGTTCGGGAGCGATCGCCCGCTTTTCGAAGGTGATGACCGCCGTCAAGCAAGCGGCTGACGCCGGAAAACCGGTGCTTGGCGTGTGCAACGGGTTTCAAATTTTGCTTGAAGCCGGCTTGCTTCCTGGGGCGATGCGCCGCAATCAAGAGTTGAAGTTCATCTGCCGGCCGGTGCAGCTTGTTGTGGAAAACAACGGAACGATGTTTACGTCTGCCTACGACAAAGGGGAAGTCATTACGATTCCCATCGCCCATGGCGAAGGAAATTATTATTGCGATGAACAGACGCTGAAGCGCTTAGTGGAAAACAAGCAAATCGTGTTCCGCTACCACGGCGAAAACCCGAACGGCAGTTTAATGGATATTGCGGGCATCGTCAATGAGCGGGGCAATGTGCTTGGCATGATGCCGCATCCGGAGCGGGCGGTCGACGCCTTGCTCGGCAGCGCGGACGGACTGAAACTATTCCGATCGATCGTCAACTATTGGAGGGAGACGCATGTCGTTACTGCTTGA